The Candidatus Saccharibacteria bacterium sequence GCCGACTTTTGATGCGGTAAAACGAGAACTCTTGCCGTGATTGAGCTTTTTATTGTTTCGTTTATTGCCGGTGTCTTAACGGTACTTGCGCCGTGCATCTTGCCGCTGATTCCGGTCATTTTGGGTGGTAGCGCGCTTCACGATAGCTCAGAGTCAAAGCAGTCGTTAAAAAAGCCGGTCGTTATGATTGCAAGTCTCATTATCTCGATCGTTACTTTTACGCTTCTTCTTAAATTTACGACATCGCTACTAGGTGTGCCGGCTCAGGTGTGGAGTGGTATCGCAGGAGCAATAATCCTCTTATTTGGTATTTCAACTTTATTCCCGATTGTGTGGGAGAAAGCTATGGTGGCAACGGGAATGCAGGCTGCGGCCAGCAGGCTTATGAGCCGCTCGCAATCTGGTCACGGAGTTGTAAAAGATATCCTGCTTGGCGCGGCGCTTGGTCCTGTATTCAATAGCTGTAGCCCTACGTATGCGCTCATTGTTGCGGTGGTTTTGCCGGTGTCGTTTGGTGAGGGATTGGCGTATCTTATGGCGTATTCTATTGGGCTTGGTGCCATTTTATTACTACTTGCCATATTCGGCCGCGCACTCGTGGTTAGGTTTAAATGGCTGAGCGCGCCTGGTGGAATATTCCAGCGTAGTATTGGTGTGCTTTTTATCGTGGTTGGTCTTGCGGTTATTTTTGGTATCGACAAGCAAATACAGGCGTTCGTACTAGAGAGCGGCTGGTATGATCCTGTGGTGAAAATTGAAGAAGCGCTTCGTTAATAGGCGTATAATTTAAGAAAAAGGGGGATTGTTATGAATATTACAGATACGGGGCCGAATCCGCTTATTGTTAATATCGAGGACGCAACGTTAGAGAACGCGAACTACCGAACGACGCTTTGGACGGGTACTAAGTTGCAGGTAACATTAATGGCGATTCAGCCGGGGCATGATATCGGCCTTGAGGTACATGAGGATCATGACCAGTTTTTGCGAATCGAGGAGGGGGAGGCGACCGTCTATTTGGGCGACGCGAGGGATTCGCTAAAGACGCAATTGGCGCACAAAGACGACATTGTTATTGTACCTGCTGGCAAATGGCATAATCTTGTTAATGGTGGTAATGAGCCATTGAAGCTCTATTCTATTTATGCACCTGCCGAGCATCCGCATGGTACGGTTCATGCTACAAAGGCAGATGCCGACGCAGATGAGAGCGACTAGGCCTCGTTCGCGGAATTCGTACTCGTACTTATAAATTAACGGGCGCCTATATCGTAGCCAGTCGAAGGCGCTTAAGCTGTTGGCTTATTATAAAAAACATGCTACTATATGTCGTATGTTAAGTAATAGTAATTACCCAACCATTGTGTCAGCTGTTTCCCTTGAAGAAGGGGTATCTTTGGCTGGTCTTGTCATTACTTAAGAACTCACAATTTATCTAAAATAGCCTGCTATCCAGCGACCAGTCAAAAGGCTGGTTTTTTTGTGAAGCAAGGTTTTTGTGAACTGCCGTAATGAATACGTTAATTTTGAAAAGAAAAAAGAAAAAGAATGGAAAAAAGAGCATGCCGCAGGTGGGTTTAAGTGCGCGCACTGCAAGCGATGGGTGGTTATTAATACATACATGGGAACGGTCAATCGAAACCATTGCAGTAGCTGCTTGTGGTCGAAACATGTCGATGAGGCAAAAGGTGATCGCAGGGCAAGTTGCCTTGGCGGTATGAGGCCGATTGGGCTAACATTTAAGCACGAGGGGTACTCAAGGCAGGGCGAGATCATGCTTGTTCATGAATGCTCAACGTGTCAAAAGATATCTATTAATCGTGTTGCTGGTGACGATGATAATGATGGAATTGTTGCCGTGTTTAACGACTCGCTTTCCGATTATGACTTGTCGTTACGCTTAAAGAAAATAGGCGTTAGGTTGCTCGATTTGAGCGACGAGGATGAGGTGAGAACGCAGCTATATGGGAATGTGTAGGATGTTCGTGCTTAGTGGACGAACCTGAGTAAAATAACTAATCCAAAGAACGAAGTTGTATCGCCTATTGATCTTTGTAGGTGAATGAGCGGACAGTGTATAGTACTTACATGAAGATTCTAAAAAGTTCGCGAATGTTACTGTGCTTGTTGGTGGCGCTAAACCTGCTGGATGCCGGGCTTCATGTCGCAACAAACCAAGTAGAAGTGCTGCGAATCACGGGTAATATGTGTATGATTGTTGCCTCGGTTATAGTTCTAGCTAGGCCGCGATTAGACCATATTCTGGCCGCCGGACTGACGGTTTATTTGGTTTTGAATGGGATTTTTGTAGCTTTAAATAATATCGGCAATGCGGGCGCGGTTTTTATTATTGTAACAACGGTAGTAGCTGCAGCCTTTTTACGGCTTAAATAAAGGCTATTTGTTGTACTGTTTTTTTGCGTCGACAAACGAGCGGTGAATGATTTCTTCAAGGACGGTCTGGTTGATATCTGCGAGTTTGTTGATATAGAGGCAGCCTTTGCTTGTTTTGTGTTTGCCAAGTTTTTCAAGAAGCTCTGTATAATCGTCGAAGCCGTGTGTGATATATAGCGTGAGGTTTTGTTTTCTCGGCGAGAAAGCGGTGAGCGGCCAGTCGCCTTCTTGGCTGCTTCTTTCGGACTTGTAGTGGTATTGGCCGAACCCGATAATACTCGCACCCC is a genomic window containing:
- a CDS encoding cytochrome C biogenesis protein, with translation MIELFIVSFIAGVLTVLAPCILPLIPVILGGSALHDSSESKQSLKKPVVMIASLIISIVTFTLLLKFTTSLLGVPAQVWSGIAGAIILLFGISTLFPIVWEKAMVATGMQAAASRLMSRSQSGHGVVKDILLGAALGPVFNSCSPTYALIVAVVLPVSFGEGLAYLMAYSIGLGAILLLLAIFGRALVVRFKWLSAPGGIFQRSIGVLFIVVGLAVIFGIDKQIQAFVLESGWYDPVVKIEEALR
- a CDS encoding cupin domain-containing protein, whose amino-acid sequence is MNITDTGPNPLIVNIEDATLENANYRTTLWTGTKLQVTLMAIQPGHDIGLEVHEDHDQFLRIEEGEATVYLGDARDSLKTQLAHKDDIVIVPAGKWHNLVNGGNEPLKLYSIYAPAEHPHGTVHATKADADADESD
- a CDS encoding RNHCP domain-containing protein, translating into MNCRNEYVNFEKKKEKEWKKEHAAGGFKCAHCKRWVVINTYMGTVNRNHCSSCLWSKHVDEAKGDRRASCLGGMRPIGLTFKHEGYSRQGEIMLVHECSTCQKISINRVAGDDDNDGIVAVFNDSLSDYDLSLRLKKIGVRLLDLSDEDEVRTQLYGNV
- a CDS encoding DUF1801 domain-containing protein, with product MSELKTTVNNASVKDFINTVTDETKRLDSFALLELFTKLTGEKPKMWGASIIGFGQYHYKSERSSQEGDWPLTAFSPRKQNLTLYITHGFDDYTELLEKLGKHKTSKGCLYINKLADINQTVLEEIIHRSFVDAKKQYNK